Part of the Hemiscyllium ocellatum isolate sHemOce1 chromosome 9, sHemOce1.pat.X.cur, whole genome shotgun sequence genome, GCCTCATTTGCTGAGGAAATTGGCTGCCAAGAGTTGAGTGAAAAGGCAAGAGAGTATATATATCTGCATTTCAGTGAGGTGGGTACAAATAATGGCTATTCTACTTGATTTTGGATGGGTTATTGAAACATCAAAGCTGCTTTTCGAACCTGGGAATGGGAGGAGACTGTTATATCTCCTgagtttgttctgccattcagtcagaTTGTAGttgactttgatttgatttacgtGAATTTATCCATATCCCTTGTTACCCTTACCTAATAAACTACCAACCTTAGTTTTGAAAATTTCAGTTGAGTAAGCCTTTTGGGAGAAAGAGTCCCAGATTCCTGTTTTCTTTTAGTCTGCAGTAAGATGATCATTCTAGGCGTTTGACCTATGTTTGAAGCAAGTCCAGTCAGTAAGTCTTCCATATTTATTAGTGTGCTCCTTCGCAGATGGCTAATGGATAGTCATATTATCAGCTGACCAGTAATAACCGGGACATGACATTGGGCTGGGGAATTGTAAACAAACAGCTGGAGTTGTGGGTCTGATGGAAGCTGTGAACTGGTTCATTGTGCCTGTGAGCATTGATGAGGAAACTAGGTTAGATCCTGATTATGATAGAGAAGAGATaatcaaggactgattagggatagtcaacatggttttgtgcatgggacatcatgtctcactaacttaagtttttttgaagaagtaaagaaGTGGTTTGATGAATTGATGAAGACAAGATGGTGAATGTGATCTAGATGTGCTTCATGAAGTGGTTCGACAAGGTACCggatggtagactggttagtgaggttggatcacatggaatatagggagaactagctatttgaatatagaactggctaaaaggtaggagagacagagagggttgtttttcagactgggtgcctgtaaccagtggtgtgttacaaggatcagtgctgggtccactgcttttttgtcattttatataaatgatttggatgtgaacataggaggtatggttagtatgtTTACAGATTCCTCCAAaactggtggtgtagtggacagtgaagaaggatatctcagagtacaacaggaacttgatcagatgggctactgggccatggagtggcagatggagtttaattagataaatgtgaagtgctgcattttggaaaggcaaatcagggcaggatttatgcacttaatggtaaagttctgaagagtgttgctgaacaaagagaccttggagtgcacgttcatagttccatgaaattggagtcgcagatagataggagaaTGAAATAAGTGTTCTGTATTgccattattggtcagtgcactgagtacaggggttgggaggtcatgttgaagttgcACAGGGCATCGGTTAGGCCACCTTTAGAATAtggtgttcaattctggcctccctgtgaaaggaaggaagttgtgaaacttgaaagggttcagaaaagatttacaaagatgttgccagagtcggaaggtttgagctgtagggagaggctgaataggcggggatgttttccttggagtgtcggaggctgagggtgattttatattgaagtttataaaatcatgaggggcttggataggatgaatagacaaagtcttctcccagGGTAGCGGAGTCCAAACCGAGAAGAGGATgaattaaaagggatctaagtggcaaaTATTTTACACCGAGGGTAATGTGTGTATTGaatgaagtgatggagactggttgAATCactatatttaaaaggcacctgaatgggtgtgtgaacaggaagggtttagagcgatttgggccaaatgctggcaaatgggattagattaattaggatatctggttggccatgggcgagttggaccaaaaggtctgtttccatgctgtgtatctgAGTCTATCTGAAAACGAATGTGCAAAATTTTGACTGAGAATAGATACTTTCAAAAATCTGTGTTTTATGTTCTTCTGATAACTGAAAGGTGATGTCAAGTGACCAATGATGATTCAGCAACTTCTGCAGTTCAATACATTATTGCAAACAAGATAAATATATCTTGGTAATGATATGTAGCATTAATAAATATGACAAAGTTAAATGCCTGCCAGTTGATATATCATTCTGCACAATTTTCTAATTGGCTTATTTGATCACTTATGCTGATTTCCCAAAATATGAACTGCTAAAATGATTAAAAATCAGAAACAGCAGTAAATAGAAAACAGGCATTGTTGCTTTGAGTGGCTTTTTTTTGGCCGCTGATTTAtaagcaactttttttaaaaatatatgaccTAAATTTAACAAGTTCTTTTAAATACCTATGAAAATATTCTATGTTCCATTTTGGTCAGGGGAAGAGAGGAAAGAATGCAGTATGGCTAATCTCCAATATAAGGTTTTGCCTGTGAGATTTAAGTTTTACTCCTTTTTAAGCTTTTATCGTGTTTCTCTTCCCCAATGCATGCAGCCCCCAAATATTCATTGACACTACTGCTGCCCCTTCATAATCCATTCTCACTTCTGTTCTGAAAGCTCAGCTTGTGCTGTACCCTCTGCTTACTAAATATGGTTCTGAGTTGAGAGCATTACTCAGAAAGAAAGCTGAGAATTATGGACTGGAAGAAATGTGACGAAAGACTGAGGTATCAAACAAAGTGCTCGTGAATTTTTCAGTTACACTAAAGAACTTTAAAGCTGTTAATAAAGAGACAGGCGTGAAAAGACTAAATGTAAGGATTCATGATAAGAACTGAAGTTAGAAGCTGCTGAAGAAAAACACTGATTCGATATGGTACATCTGTACACACATTTAAAAAGGTGTCTCATCTTTTACGGCTAAGTTCAGATTTCAATACAACTTCCAGTGTTGCAATATCACATTGAACTCATTGCACCTTTCCTTCCCTCTCTTAGTTTTAAACTGATGTATTGTGATGTTCCTTTGGTTGAGTGCTATTTTGGAGTGCTAACACATCCTCAAACAACCTCTAAGAGCTGAGTTATTTGAACCCTGCTGTTGTGCAATTGTTAAGCGTTTCTAGCAGGCAAGTAATTTCTTCAATGGACATGGCAGTGACTGATTTCAAATATGAATTCCGAAATCGACGAATCAGTCCCCTCCATTCAGAGTAATTAGAAAGTTTGGAAGGGTGGGCGTGAGCAGAAAGTAACACCTCTGACAGAGATTCCTTTTTTTATTAAAGGACACCTCTTAATGCTTCAATTAAAGTGGGGGATTGAGGCTAATGCAAATAAAAAGGATAAAACTTGGAAAACTAAGTAGTTGGAGTAAACCATTTTGGCCTATTGAGCCTACAACATTGTTtcacaagatcatggctgattttctaCCTCAACTCCACCTACCCCCCCATTATCCTATATCTTTTAATTCCCTTGGTAATCAAATCTATTAACATCCTGTTTTGAATGTATGCAATAGCTGAGTATCCATAGTTCTGTAAGATGGAGAATTACAAAAATCTGTTACCATTTGAATGTAATGATTTCTCCAAATTGCAGTTCTAAACAGCTGATCATAATTCTGAACCTCCTAATTATGTTTTAAATTCCTCAAGCAGGGAATAGTTTTTTTTCGGTGAGTTCCCCATCAAACCCTTTAAAGTTTTATGTTTTTTGTGATCACATAGATTTTATATTTTCTTCACCAAGAGTTGGTTTGTAAATTTGTGTTTGGCTTGAATTAATAATATCTTAAACTGCAATAGATGGTAATGGATTGTGTTTATGTTAATTGGGACTGAATCACTTTCTTAAAACAtgatttgaatatttttcttGTAACTGTTCACCAACATGGTGCTCTTGTATTTTCATGTTTATTTGTATTTTGTATCTTGCatataaaaaaaagttgattTTTAAATGAGATTCAAGAATAAGCAATCTTCAATTATACCATTATGATAGGTAGCAAAACAGGAAGAATTCTTCAACCTTACACAATGCCAACTGGTCAGCCTAATCAGCCGAGATGAGTTGAACGTGCGCTGTGAGTCTGAGGTCTATCATGCTTGTATAGAATGGGTAAAATATGACTGTGAAAACAGACATCCATATATCCATGCATTGCTGAATGCAGTAAGGTGTCATTCTCTGACTCCAAATTTCCTGAAAACACAACTGCAGAAGTGTGAAATACTCCGAATGGACTCCAAATGTAAAGATTACCTTGTGGAAGTCTTTAAGGAGCTAACACTGCACAAACCAACCAAGGCCTGTCCTTGCAGGTCACCAAATGTTCCTCAGTTAATGTACACAGCTGGAGGCTATTATCGGCAATCACTGAATTTTCTGGAAGCTTACAATCCTTTGGAGAACTGTTGGATCCGATTGACAGATATGCCTTTACCGCGGAGCGGTTTAGCTGCTTGCACCGTTCATGGACTCTTATATGCAATAGGAGGAAGAAATAATTCGCCAGATGGCAATACTGATTCAAATGCATTGGACTGTTACAATCCTATGAACAATCAGTGGTCCCCCTGTACGCCAATGAATGTTCCCAGGAACAGGGTTGGAGGAGGCGTGATAGATGGAATGATCTATGCTGTTGGTGGATCTGAAGGTTGTATCCATCACAATTCTGTAGAAAGGTTTGTCAtactatattttaaaaatttagaaAATTTGAAACATTGCTGTTTCTCTTCTCTCCACTTCCTAAGTGCTGAGCCCTGAATCTAGTTGCAGTGTTTCCCATCTCTGTTCACTTTCATCTGTAGACCCTGTGGAAATTCCTTTAATGAATCATCACATAGTGTATTACATCCTTCTTCATTCCATCAAGAAAAGGgaagaatttacatgcatttaaatttattttgttgATCTTTAATAGTCAAAAGCTGATGCAAATTTTGTGTTTTGGGCAGTTTTTGGACTGTTTTAGTTCTGTAACTACACCTGCCTTGTGCGCATAGTTCTAAGAGTTTCACAATAACCAGCCATCATTCAGTTCTGCTCAGTGAAAGCAACAGCAATGTTCACCAATATGACCTTTAATGTACAAAGTTTACATATTGTCCATTCTTCCTATATTTTAAGACTTACTTTTGCAACCAAAAAGTTGTTAAACTGGATTATAAATTGTACAATTTTGAAATGTTAAACTACAgttataatattttaaaataatacttATCCTAAAATAATTCCCTCTTGACCCTGGACTGTGAATAACTTGGTAGTATCTTTAATTTCTTAGAAGTCTCCCTTCTAACCCTGTTCATTAAGTACATCTTAACAACCATTCTCCCAAACTGATATTCATCTTTCAGAAATTTTAACCTGTTTTTCTAAATCCAGACACTATTTTCAATCTGCCCTCCAGTTATGTTTGTTGCTATACACCTTTGTGCATTGATACAATACCTTTTGTTTCATGTCAGCTATGTTTATACCATATTTAGGATAGTACGTTTGCACTTACAGATATGATCCAGAGAAGGACCAGTGGGAATTTGTGGCTTCGATGTCAACCAGCagaattggtgttggtgttgcaatAGTAAATCGCCTTCTGTATGCAGTTGGTGGCTTTGATGGAACAAATCGTCTCAATTCAGCAGAGTGTTATCACCCTGAAGACAACATGTGGAACACCATTGCACCAATGAACACTGTTAGAAGTGGGGCAGGTGAGTAGTTTGGAAAAAATCACTTAGGTGAGCAAAATTAAAATTGAAACTGGGTTGAGGGAAAGTTTGTGATGGTACAATTAACCATTCTGTAGCAAGCAACAGCAGAAAAGAGATTCACTTCTTTCCCTAAAATCCCATTCTCTTATTCCCCTAAATCTACCACTTGCCACAACAAAAGAAGGTCAAGTTTATGTCGGTAGCTCAAATCGATAAATACATGGAGTTCATCATGAACTCTGGAAGCACTAGACAGACTCACGATCTGGAGTTCTCTCCACCTATCCACATACCTCCAATCCTACAGCCAATGTATAACGCAACTCCTTATGAATGAATTGACTGGAAAACCAATAATAAGCTGTGAAGTGTTCGCTTCCTGACTGAATAGAAGCTGAAGGCTGCCACCAAGTTCCACAAAACCGACACCCAATATGTAACTAAATGTCATGTAACATTGTTCTCCTGAAAGTAAATTAATATTACATTTTGTGTTTTCTTACTTGTATTTTGAAAGAAATTGAGTAAATTGATTTTCTTTCATAAAATATATTGGGTTCTATATAATTATTTATGTTGCATTACTTGATCTTAGACACAACGTTGGGAGAAGTACTACAATTAGGATTAGTGGCCGAGATCTGGAAAAAGTCAGCCATATTTCTTATTCCTGATAACTTTGTTAAtaaatgtatgtctgtgtgtatgcctaTTAATCATCTGTCCTGTGAAGATGGAATAAAGTTTAGCTATGTAGCTTTAACGTGATAATTGAACATTCTGTCCAGTATTCATTACGTCAGTTAACACAGTAATACGAGTCATGAGTGAGGCACAGTGGGAGTGGTCATGTCCATGGAACTGTAGCCCAGTGTGAATCAGTACCTTCAAAACGAAGGAAGAAAATGTAGAGGGTGTAGAATTGCAAAACTAATGGACTTGTTATTTTGGTTTAGGTATCTGTGCACTAAAAAACTATGTTTACGCAATTGGAGGATATGATGGTGTAAACCAACTAAACAGTGTGGAGCGATATGACATTGAAACGGACAGATGGACGTATATAGTGCCAATGAAACACAAGCGCAGTGCTCTAGGAGTAACAGTTTATCAGGGCAAAATTTATGTGCTTGGTAAGTTTTAAACAGCAAACTTTATTTTCTCATTATTGGCAATCTTGGTGCAGCTTCTCCAGGCAGAAACCAGCCCTGGTTTATATTATTTGAGCGTTTTGTTCATTTTGAATGTTTCTGCATTTAAATAAGTTTAAAAtgatttcattcacaggatgtgggcattgctggctgtgccagcatttattgcccattcatagTTGCCTTTCAGAAGATGGcggtgagctgccaccttgaactgctgcagtccatttggcgttTATACATCCACAAGGCTGTTAGGGAGGGATTTTGTGGAATTTGACCCAGCATCACTgagggaatggcaatatatttccaagtcaggatagtgggtGATGCCATATATCTgatacccttgtccttctagatggtagtcgtcatggatttggaaggggcTATCTAAGGAGTTTTAGTGAAATTTTGCAATGCATTTTACaatacacactactgctactgagtatTTGAGATGGAAGAGTGTTTGTATatatggtgccagtcaagtgagcTGCTTGGTCCTGCATGGTGTTAAGTTTTTTGAGTGTTggtagagctgcactcatccatttCATGtttgacttatgccttgtagatgatgaacaagcattgaggagacaggagctAAGCTATTTGCTGCAAAATTCCTAGCTTCTATCTGATCTTGTACCCACAATACTTATGACTAATCTAGTTGAGTTTcaacccctaggatgttgatactAGGGAATTTGGTGATGCCTTTGAATGTCAAAGATAATGATTAAATTCTCACTTGTTGGAGATAATTATTGCCTGAAGTGTACGTGGGGTATGATTGTTagttgccacttgccagcccaaatCCAGGTGTCCTCCagttttgctgcatttgaacattaactgcttcagtatttgaggacagtgaatgctgctgaatattgtgcaatcaccTTAATgtccattcccatttctgaccttataataGAGGGAAGAACATTGAAGTGGCTGAAGGTGGTTGGATCTAGGACACTACCATGAGAAATTcttgctgagatgactgacctctaaacAACATAAACATGTTTCTTTGTGCCAAAGAATTTTCCCCCAATTCCTATTAACGTAGTTTTGCCAGAGATGCTTTCTGTCTTTAAATTCTTCTGCACGTGGATTTATACATGCCTGGAAAGACTGAGATACCTTCCAGAATACCACTGTTCCTAACTACTCCATTTTAGCATTTGCCTTTTCAGTGAGCATATAGTCCTAATCACATGTGGCCATTCAGTTTCCAGAATATCccttctaatctaatctaatctcaaactaATACGATTTATTCCTCAGCCATTAAACCAGGTGCAAGTTCTGTAACTTCTCAACTCTTTGAATAGAGTAGTTTCTACTGCATTATATTTTACATCCTTTGTATTTAATCTTTTGTGCCTATTGACCCTCATTCTTAATCTTTCAATTATTGGAAACAAGCTGTTTTATCTACCCTTTTTTTGTTTCAACGAGATAACCTCTCATGTtactaaactccactgagtaaaggcccaacctgctcaacctttCATTATTAAACAATATTTTCATCACAGTAGTGAGCCCTTTCTGAATTTCTATCGATGCAGTTATATTCTCAAAAAGGGTGACCCAACTGTTCAGTTTGACAGAAGCAGACTCATCAATACTCTGTATAGTTTTGGTGAAACttctctacttttatactccacccTTGCAGTGAAGGGCAAAATTTTATTTGTCTTACAAATTTCTTGTTGCACCTGCGTGCTGACTTCTGTAAATTATGTACAAGGACaacaagatctctctgtactgctttggagatactggtgttggactggggtgtacaaagttaaaaatcacataacaccatgttatagtccaacaggtttatttggaagcactagctttcggagtgctgctcctgcatcaggtggttgtggagagtaaaattgtaagacacagaatttataacaaaagtttacattgtggtgtaactgaaattattatTGAGAAAGAtctgaattgtttgttaagtctctcatcttatTCTaaaacatggtcattctaaaagatgagagacttaacaaacagtccAGGTAGTCATCTCTCTCAAATTTAAATATATAGAGGAACCTCTTTCATCCGAACGAGATGGGGGCGgggggcactatttcgttcggataattgattatttattaattgattcaatgcctctcctctggggctcagttTTCTGaagcttcctttttcctcgctctgcctatcttgctctctctgtctcagggtttatTTCTGAGCAAACACACCtttgggtgaggggtgggggtgttggtgggaggcttcagcaatgctgcaggtcccttacacacacaccTGTTCAAATGGGGCTGACACAGTGAGCACTATCTAAGTCTGCTCtttgttcaggagactaggcagcagtaTATCACATTTGAGCCCCTGCGCCTCCCACCTGTGTCTCAtccactccccacccacccctcacccctgTCAGCCCCTTTTCTGGGGCAGTTGGAGtggacaccaacagcaagactgctgctgcctttgtggggtgaGTCTCAGAATAGTGTGCACGCATATGCACACGCACACGcgcacaactttttactgcaatgtTTTGGCAAGTTCCATTCTGCCCTGtaaaggacaatgttggagagaatatctggggaatGGGTGCTTAGGGTACACACATGTGtagagctccagggaaaacatgttggggtgagagagcgagtgagtgtggtcagtcagtcatttggatatggtgcctgggctcccatcgatgtccaggactgttctcaacaGCATTTCAGCAAGCTGGGTTCatgtttaatcattgtaaacaaaagacgtaaTCAGTgttgaaacacctctttgatgtaatgtttctattggaattttgagatcttctttggataattgatcattcggataatcgaggttcctctatattcTAATTTTTTATTCTCCCTGCCAAGCCTTGCATTTggttagaaacaaaaaacagCGGATGCTCGAATCcaaggcaggaagctggaagaacacagcaagtgaggcagcatcaggaggtggagaagttgacgtttcaggtgtactccatctgccaatattTTGCCCAATTGGAAATGGCAATGATTAGAGAGACATTTGGTGTGCGTGTCTTAAAGTAGTAGGGCAGGTAGATAAAGTGATTAAGATgacatatgggacacttgccttaGGAGCCGAGGCATAGAATttcagagcagggaggtgatgctggagctgtataaaatgttggttaggacACAGCTAGGGTAATATGTGCAGTTTGGAAACCacattataggatggatgtgattGCCCTGGTGTGGGTCCAAAAGAAATTTACCAGGGTATTGCTTGGAATGAAGAATTTttgttatgaagagaaattggatagaCTGAGATTGGCTTCCTTGGAGTGAAGAGATTGGGGGTGGGAGGAGATATGATttagatgtacaaaattatgaggaacaaAGACCCCATgtggacaggaagaaacttttccccttggtggGATAATCCGAGACCAAGGGGCATAGAATTAAGCTAAGGGACAGATGGTTTTGTGGGGatgtgaagaaattctttctcacccagatggtaggaatctggaactttCTTCCTGCTAGTGTGGTAGTACCACGCACCCCTAATATTTAAGAATTATTTAAATGTACATTTGCAAAGTCAAAACATGAAAGGTATGAACCAAGTGGTGAAAAACAGGATTAGTAGAGTTAGGTGGCTGTTTTTGATCTGCATGGATTCAAACAACTGAAGGGcccttttttctgtgctgtaaacttctatgactctgtgacaatcCACTTAACCTAACTTTATTCCTTTGTCATTTTCTCAACTTGCTCTCCCAACTTCCTAATGTCAACAAATGTGGCAGCAAAACAGTTGATctcttcattcaaatcattaatgtagACTGGAAATGGCTGAGGCAAGAATAGATTCCTGTGACCCTCCTCCAGTTACAGTTTCCAGTCTTAAAATAGCACATCCATTCTGACTCGTAATTAGCTAGTCCCCTCTCTCTGCTAATATTTAACAACTCTCCTCAGTCATGAGCTATTCTGTTATAGCCTTTTACATGGTACCTTTTATCAGTTGCCTTTTGGTGATCCAAATACACCCCATCTGTTTGATTCCTCATTATCCATCCTGCTTGTTGCAAACTCAAAGTACTTGAAAATTGTTAAATGCTGTTTCATTTTCACAAGCCCATGTTGACTAACTGACCTTTtaagtttcctgctttctgtctttttctttagAATAGTGGTGTTACCCTAAATGTTAATACATTTGTCAAAGCATAGGGAGTTTTGAAAGATTGCACATCTCTGCAGTCACTTCTTATTAGACCTAGGATGCAGGTCATTCAGGACCAGAGTATTTGTCAGCTTTTAATCTCATTAGTTTTTCTAACACATTTTATCCATCAATCATTGGTTTAAatttctccctccctttttgcaTCTTGATTTTCTACTATTCATGCTATGCTTTTTTTGAATGTGAAACAGATATAAAATACTTGTTCAACATTTCTGCCGTTTCCTTGTTTCTTATTAATTCTCCAGTCAACCGCCGAAGACACCAGTACTGACTCACTTCGTTTTTTATATACCTCTAAAAGCTTTTATTGTTTGTTTTTcatatttttttgttttttctccTCATACTTAATTCCTTCCTCTCAGCCTCTTTAGTCATTCTTGCTGGCTTCTAGAATGCTTTGAATTTTCATGACTGTCAGAAATCTtacagcaaatgggactaaattaggctgggatatctggtcaacatggacgaatTGGTCTGAATGGTCTGTTCCATGACTCCACTTCTTGCAATTGATAATGCCCCTGAGTTTGTTTAGTTCGTCAATGATCGAACATCTTCTCGtaatctctttctttctccatggAGTATATCTGTGTTGAGACTTAGTAAATATCTCCATACTTATTTGCCATTAATTCTGTACTGTGTTATTTAAACTTATTTTCCTATTTCACTTTAGCCAACTATTTTCATATGTTTGTATGAAATAGCGTTTACATAAATTTAAGTCTCTAACTTCAGAGCTAAGTTTCTCATCCTTAAGCTGAGTGTGAAATTCATCATGATATGATCACACTCAGTTGAACAGTTTTTTTGGTTGTTAATTAATACTATCTTGTTGCATATTACCATGTCTAAAATAGACATGTTGTGATTGGTTCCAGAATTTATTGTTCCAAGAAACTGTCCCAAACACATTTTATGAACAACTCCTATTTCAGACTACTTCTACTGATTTGATACACCAAATCTTTGTGGAAATTAAAATGTCCAGTGATTGTTACAGTATCTTTCTGACTCGCTGCTGTTATTTCTAGATTTATACTCTGCCCTACAGTGTAGCTGTTGTCGGAGGGCTTAT contains:
- the LOC132819009 gene encoding kelch-like ECH-associated protein 1, producing the protein MSMTTGCPAEVMPSQNASRYFSYTLESHTVEAFKIMNEIRLNKQLCDVTLQVKHNALEEEFVAHKIVLASCSPVFKAMFTNGLKECGMEVIPIVGIHPKVMQRLIEFAYTASITVGEKCVLHVMNGAVMYQIDSVVKACCKFLVEQLDPSNAIGIASFAEEIGCQELSEKAREYIYLHFSEVAKQEEFFNLTQCQLVSLISRDELNVRCESEVYHACIEWVKYDCENRHPYIHALLNAVRCHSLTPNFLKTQLQKCEILRMDSKCKDYLVEVFKELTLHKPTKACPCRSPNVPQLMYTAGGYYRQSLNFLEAYNPLENCWIRLTDMPLPRSGLAACTVHGLLYAIGGRNNSPDGNTDSNALDCYNPMNNQWSPCTPMNVPRNRVGGGVIDGMIYAVGGSEGCIHHNSVERYDPEKDQWEFVASMSTSRIGVGVAIVNRLLYAVGGFDGTNRLNSAECYHPEDNMWNTIAPMNTVRSGAGICALKNYVYAIGGYDGVNQLNSVERYDIETDRWTYIVPMKHKRSALGVTVYQGKIYVLGGYDGQDFLSSVECFDPDTGQWTEVTQMTSGRSGVGVAVTMEPCNLVRR